The following proteins come from a genomic window of Manduca sexta isolate Smith_Timp_Sample1 chromosome 2, JHU_Msex_v1.0, whole genome shotgun sequence:
- the LOC115452067 gene encoding spherulin-2A isoform X2, whose product MKALQLFLLLPMVWAKINVNLTGTFDEYNPDLKIYVTGEDIALISEEEIKYFGLTDDCLKLGVKEYFGKEPNDVYLKSPTPWGDLYESLQWQPIYRILFPKNGKIINMAVKNVTIHQQTIENHTKQPFVYNVGIMKTVENTVKSTWQNDGLTVIDDVSYDIDIDSAGTTSFGYTSKWGHDSEQGQFITIGKSELEISLKPHQEITAKLQATKVILTFEVEYTSFLSGYLATIFADSHKGHKFWGLDIGAIMERSNLKNELQSKEEVEFTFYINSIIIVHDKEYGVKLMDVSC is encoded by the coding sequence ATGAAGGCTCTGCAGCTATTCCTGCTTCTTCCAATGGTTTGGGCAAAGATAAATGTAAACTTAACGGGCACGTTCGACGAATATAACCCcgatttgaaaatatatgtCACGGGAGAAGATATAGCTCTCATTtcggaagaagaaataaaatactttgggTTAACTGATGATTGTTTGAAACTGGGTGTTAAAGAATACTTTGGAAAAGAACCAAATGATGTTTATCTTAAAAGTCCTACGCCGTGGGGAGATTTGTATGAAAGTCTTCAATGGCAGCCAATTTATAGGATTTTATTTCCGAAGAAtggcaaaataattaatatggctgtaaaaaatgtaacaatacaTCAGCAGACGATCGAAAACCATACCAAACAACCCTTTGTATACAATGTGGGTATTATGAAAACGGTTGAAAATACCGTCAAATCAACATGGCAGAATGACGGCTTAACTGTCATCGATGACGTTTCGTATGACATTGACATTGACAGCGCGGGAACGACTTCGTTCGGATACACGTCAAAATGGGGACACGATTCCGAACAAGGGCAGTTTATAACAATCGGAAAATCTGAGTTAGAGATTTCTTTAAAGCCTCATCAAGAAATTACTGCAAAACTGCAAGCTACCAAGGTTATACTGACATTTGAAGTGGAGTATACCTCATTTTTGTCAGGATATTTGGCTACAATCTTTGCTGATAGTCATAAAGGGCATAAATTCTGGGGTTTGGATATAGGAGCTATTATGGAGAGAAGTAATTTGAAGAATGAACTGCAGTCGAAGGAGGAAGTGGAATTTACGTTTTATATTAactctataattattgttcatgATAAAGAATATGGTGTTAAACTTATGGATGTGTCTTGTTGA
- the LOC115452067 gene encoding spherulin-2A isoform X1, translating to MNRLTMKALQLFLLLPMVWAKINVNLTGTFDEYNPDLKIYVTGEDIALISEEEIKYFGLTDDCLKLGVKEYFGKEPNDVYLKSPTPWGDLYESLQWQPIYRILFPKNGKIINMAVKNVTIHQQTIENHTKQPFVYNVGIMKTVENTVKSTWQNDGLTVIDDVSYDIDIDSAGTTSFGYTSKWGHDSEQGQFITIGKSELEISLKPHQEITAKLQATKVILTFEVEYTSFLSGYLATIFADSHKGHKFWGLDIGAIMERSNLKNELQSKEEVEFTFYINSIIIVHDKEYGVKLMDVSC from the exons ATGAATAG GCTCACAATGAAGGCTCTGCAGCTATTCCTGCTTCTTCCAATGGTTTGGGCAAAGATAAATGTAAACTTAACGGGCACGTTCGACGAATATAACCCcgatttgaaaatatatgtCACGGGAGAAGATATAGCTCTCATTtcggaagaagaaataaaatactttgggTTAACTGATGATTGTTTGAAACTGGGTGTTAAAGAATACTTTGGAAAAGAACCAAATGATGTTTATCTTAAAAGTCCTACGCCGTGGGGAGATTTGTATGAAAGTCTTCAATGGCAGCCAATTTATAGGATTTTATTTCCGAAGAAtggcaaaataattaatatggctgtaaaaaatgtaacaatacaTCAGCAGACGATCGAAAACCATACCAAACAACCCTTTGTATACAATGTGGGTATTATGAAAACGGTTGAAAATACCGTCAAATCAACATGGCAGAATGACGGCTTAACTGTCATCGATGACGTTTCGTATGACATTGACATTGACAGCGCGGGAACGACTTCGTTCGGATACACGTCAAAATGGGGACACGATTCCGAACAAGGGCAGTTTATAACAATCGGAAAATCTGAGTTAGAGATTTCTTTAAAGCCTCATCAAGAAATTACTGCAAAACTGCAAGCTACCAAGGTTATACTGACATTTGAAGTGGAGTATACCTCATTTTTGTCAGGATATTTGGCTACAATCTTTGCTGATAGTCATAAAGGGCATAAATTCTGGGGTTTGGATATAGGAGCTATTATGGAGAGAAGTAATTTGAAGAATGAACTGCAGTCGAAGGAGGAAGTGGAATTTACGTTTTATATTAactctataattattgttcatgATAAAGAATATGGTGTTAAACTTATGGATGTGTCTTGTTGA
- the LOC115452070 gene encoding spherulin-2A has product MISRSAAILLLLPLVIHARIKVTIIASDKDGDRQIHVAGTDADTISDTEVTTFDLTDENLKNSIHAYTNEHPDDAFLKSPTPWGDLYKTYNWPEVTRVLTPLRAKILSVTNHPAVLTTHVYNNTTPKTSTFPAKIHEDVHNTLTSIWETTGDLTPQDIDYEFDIKAESWDNHGFTYAAKWGQEVVKTQMFTVGLESGAPITLEPKQSAVAELHVTKNMMRVQLDYEATLTGSTAAHFSKAHKGHRFWAFAVDAVMAAGNMRRSVKSSEAIQIVYYTEPKLIVRKMETNEMMFSTPMKFY; this is encoded by the coding sequence ATGATATCCCGAAGCGCAGCCATCCTTCTCCTGTTACCTCTGGTCATCCACGCCAGGATCAAAGTCACCATCATCGCCTCCGACAAAGATGGCGATAGACAAATACACGTCGCCGGTACTGACGCTGACACCATCAGTGATACTGAGGTCACCACCTTCGACCTCACAGATGAGAATCTGAAGAACAGCATCCATGCTTACACCAACGAACACCCCGACGACGCTTTCCTCAAGAGTCCTACACCGTGGGGCGATCTTTACAAAACCTACAACTGGCCAGAGGTCACCAGGGTCCTTACTCCACTGAGGGCGAAGATCTTATCCGTCACAAACCATCCCGCGGTTTTAACAACCCACGTGTACAACAACACCACTCCGAAGACTTCGACTTTCCCCGCCAAGATCCATGAAGATGTCCACAACACGCTCACTTCTATTTGGGAAACGACAGGCGATTTGACGCCGCAAGACATTGATTATGAGTTTGATATCAAAGCTGAGTCTTGGGACAATCACGGCTTTACTTACGCTGCTAAATGGGGTCAAGAGGTAGTCAAAACTCAAATGTTTACAGTTGGACTGGAATCTGGTGCTCCAATTACTCTTGAACCGAAGCAAAGTGCGGTGGCAGAGCTCCATGTTACTAAGAACATGATGAGAGTCCAGCTGGATTACGAAGCCACTTTAACTGGATCTACGGCTGCACACTTTAGCAAGGCTCACAAAGGTCATCGTTTTTGGGCCTTTGCTGTTGACGCGGTGATGGCTGCTGGAAATATGAGGAGGTCTGTGAAGAGTTCAGAGGCGATCCAAATTGTGTATTACACTGAGCCTAAGCTGATTGTGAGGAAAATGGAAACTAATGAAATGATGTTCTCTACTCCAAtgaagttttactaa
- the LOC115452069 gene encoding spherulin-2A: MRSKCLVIFLLPLVTGFNIKLLCQIDTDKPNLNLEFDGEEENVVTELERITFGITDDQIKECLRIYLGERPLDVFFRSPTPWDDLYRRKRWKQVEKSLVAKRGKVVRIITQPVKFSRRILENKTPKKANVSILLTDTAEVGLSSAWIDIKKLSMRQNITYDIEIETLGTFSKFSFMSIWGQSGESTQAVRIGSTEYLQVLLSAAQTAQAQLMATQGVMNIEIEYEASVRGNLVVNFDPPYMGHHFWGPRVENVLNTCNVNSTLIFKEIVCLCFYVNPKVVVSDLRNGKLIKEFNVPMTEEKQFN; this comes from the exons ATGAG ATCAAAATGCCTTGTCATTTTTCTACTGCCACTAGTGACGGGCTTCAACATCAAACTGTTATGCCAAATCGATACCGACAAAccgaatttaaatttagaattcgaCGGTGAAGAAGAAAATGTCGTTACTGAACTTGAAAGAATCACTTTTGGTATAACTGACGACCAAATTAAGGAGTGTCTTCGAATATACTTGGGCGAACGGCCTCTAGACGTTTTTTTCCGCAGCCCGACGCCTTGGGACGATCTTTATAGGCGTAAAAGGTGGAAACAGGTTGAAAAATCACTGGTGGCAAAAAGAGGGAAGGTTGTTAGAATAATCACGCAACCGGTAAAGTTTTCGCGTaggattttagaaaataaaacgcCTAAGAAGGCGAATGTGAGTATATTGTTGACGGACACGGCTGAAGTTGGGCTGTCGTCGGCGTGGATCGACATCAAGAAGTTGTCTATGAGACAGAATATAACTTATG ATATAGAAATAGAAACGTTAGGAACATTCTCGAAGTTTTCCTTCATGTCGATCTGGGGTCAGAGTGGAGAGAGCACACAAGCGGTGAGGATAGGATCCACGGAGTATTTACAAGTGCTGCTGAGTGCTGCCCAGACAGCGCAGGCGCAGCTGATGGCTACGCAAGGCGTTATGAATATAGAG ATTGAATACGAAGCCAGCGTTAGAGGTAACTTGGTGGTAAATTTTGATCCACCGTACATGGGTCACCATTTCTGGGGTCCAAGAGTCGAAAACGTCCTCAACACATGTAATGTCAACAGTACATTAATTTTCAAAGAAATTGTCTGCCTTTGTTTCTACGTTAACCCTAAAGTAGTTGTTAGTGATTTGAGAAACGGAAAATTGATAAAAGAGTTTAATGTTCCTATGACAGAAgagaaacaatttaattaa